The segment CCATGACACCTCCGTTCTGCGTGGAGGCGGCCGGCCGCTCCAAACTCGATGCCATCGATCGATTGCGAAATGTCGGAATCATTTCCTCACCTTGTCTGCTGCCGCTGCTGCCGCGCCGCGCCGGCCGGGTAGGCAGGTCCCGTGGATCGGCGGGGCGCGCGGGCAACGACTACCCTTCCCGAGTCAGAGATTCCCGCACCCAGTCGCACCGCTCCGTGAAGCACAGTGCCGCCCGATAAAGAACGCCTTCGACGGCATCGATCGCCGACACGCTGCAGCGTGAGACCATTGCCGCCACCGTTCGGCGCCCGTCGTCCCGCTCCAGGTGCACGTCGACTCGCGATCCGGGGCGAAGCTGACAGGCGGCTTCCACCAGGGCGCCGCCGGCGCTGACGTCGACGATCGCGAGGGTGTGTCCGGGCCGAACGCGGGCGCGCAGCCCGTCGGGCGCGACTCTCGCCTCACGGCGGCGTTCGTGCGGCGTCGTATGGCCGGCTCCACTCATATGGCCACCCAGCGGCTGCGGACGGCATCGAAGCGCAGGACCCGGACGCGGCCGGTGACGCCGAGCACGCGCACGGCGTACTGCGAGCGGCTGGGGCCGCGCAGATACAACGTGCCTGACGTGGCGGTGCCGTCGACGTTCACGATCAGCAGCCGCGCCGTGCCGATGCGCACACCGTCGAGCGTTCCTGCGGGCCCTCCGTCCGCATCCGGCACACCTTCATGAAGGCCGAACGACACGCCGGGGAAATGCCCGTCGATGCGCTCGGGCTCGCCGAGCACCCGATCGACGCCGCTGGCGAGTTCGGATGTCCGCACGCCGTTGCGATTCCCGTCGGCGACGACGGTGATGGTGTAGTCGGCCGCGGACGCCGCGAACCGCAGACCGTGGGCGCACCCGCGGCGGATGGCGTCGACGCGCGCCGCGGCGATCCGCTGCGCCAGATACCGTGCGGCGCTGCGCGTGTGAAAGTCGTCGAGGGCACGCAGGCTGCGCGGGACGGCGATGGCCGTCAGAGTGCCCGCGATCGCCGCCACGAACAGCAGCTCGAGGAGCGTGAAGCCGGGGTGACCGTGAAGCCGGCGTGCCATCGACGTGGGCGATTCAGTGGCGGCCGTCGCCGGATGTGTCGGGCTTCGTCGCGACCGTGAGCAGCGGCTTCAGCTTGAGGAACGCCTTCTCGCCGAACCCCTTCACGTTCATGAGGTCCTCGATCTGTTTGCAACAGAAACTTGGCGCAATCCGGATAGAGCCCTGTACCGGGTGCGCCCACCGAGTGCGCCCACCGTCAGGCGCACCAACCGCATGCGATGTGTTGCGCACCGGATGTACAGCGCGGGATTATTAGGGTGCTGAGCGTCTTTCTTGTCGGTATTCGGACGGGGTGTGGTTACTGCGAACCCGGCCACGGACGTGGCCGTGACCCTCGGGGCAAAATCAGCAGTCCGCAGGGTCGCTCATCACGTTGCCGCAAGCGTCACAGCGACGTCGCAGCGCGAGCAGGGGGGCTTCCACGGAGGCGACGGCGCTACGAGTCGCGGCGCCGTGGTGGACGAGGCCTCGTGGGGAACGAGCATCTGGCGCGATACGAGAACAACGGCGCTCTCCTGGCAGTAACTGCGAAACTCCGGGGTCGCAAAGGATCCCGTGACGTCGACACCGTGGAGTTCACATTCCATCCCTAGCGGAACGATCCATAGGCATGGGTGCGCGTGCGCAGTGCGGACTCACCATCAGCGGCACGCATCGCGCGAGCAGGTCCTCGAACGCGGCTTCGTCCAGTTCCTTTACCCGTGACGGCGTGAGACCGGTGTACACCCTTACCCGCGCGTAGAACTTGTTTTCACTCTGGTAGCCCACCGCCTGCGCCGCCGTTGCGACGCTGTCGCCGCGGTGTCGAAGCCGACGAAGCCCTTCGCGCACCCGCACGCGCGCGAGATAGTCCGATGGCGTCAGACCGAACGTTCGCGTGAACTGCTGTCCGAGTATCGTTCGACTGGCCCCGGCCGCCTGTCCCAGGGTGTCGATCGTCAGCGGTTCGGCGAATTGCGCTTCGAGGATCCGCGCAGCGCGCAGCAC is part of the Vicinamibacterales bacterium genome and harbors:
- a CDS encoding AraC family transcriptional regulator is translated as MDSRHGLRLAWASSVRNIYQAVVGELSCGDPTRVDPAVQRLKRNLPPPANGVEADHLRQSLAIFTERSARAVHERFHANFPRPICVASPPPQSEAAWVNTRSIDELLDEWQSVYTAWFDRHHTLPPVLRAARILEAQFAEPLTIDTLGQAAGASRTILGQQFTRTFGLTPSDYLARVRVREGLRRLRHRGDSVATAAQAVGYQSENKFYARVRVYTGLTPSRVKELDEAAFEDLLARCVPLMVSPHCARAPMPMDRSARDGM
- a CDS encoding PilZ domain-containing protein; translation: MSGAGHTTPHERRREARVAPDGLRARVRPGHTLAIVDVSAGGALVEAACQLRPGSRVDVHLERDDGRRTVAAMVSRCSVSAIDAVEGVLYRAALCFTERCDWVRESLTREG
- a CDS encoding prepilin-type N-terminal cleavage/methylation domain-containing protein yields the protein MARRLHGHPGFTLLELLFVAAIAGTLTAIAVPRSLRALDDFHTRSAARYLAQRIAAARVDAIRRGCAHGLRFAASAADYTITVVADGNRNGVRTSELASGVDRVLGEPERIDGHFPGVSFGLHEGVPDADGGPAGTLDGVRIGTARLLIVNVDGTATSGTLYLRGPSRSQYAVRVLGVTGRVRVLRFDAVRSRWVAI